The following proteins are co-located in the Roseovarius arcticus genome:
- a CDS encoding LuxR C-terminal-related transcriptional regulator, with translation MQPITVAFVDDHPVLLSGICQLFSSSDEFRIVGVGSTANDVIEIAGSVTPDVIVIDLNMPGRVIEAIAKVANDYSKTKLIAFTASGNIDTAISTLEAGVLGYVLKGSTLSELTEAIRQVHNGETYMSPRVAANVVAGLQVNARARTAPTVRFSSREEDVLRFLLQGCTNKEIAHSLSLSEKTVKHYMTVLIQKLDVRNRVEVVLAAQELASAGGLSLTPSLN, from the coding sequence ATGCAGCCGATTACGGTAGCCTTCGTCGACGATCATCCAGTTTTGCTGTCTGGCATTTGCCAGCTTTTTTCATCGAGTGATGAATTCCGCATCGTGGGTGTTGGGTCGACGGCCAATGACGTCATTGAGATTGCTGGCTCGGTCACGCCGGACGTCATCGTAATTGATTTGAACATGCCAGGGCGTGTAATCGAGGCGATCGCGAAAGTTGCTAATGACTACAGCAAAACCAAGTTGATCGCTTTTACGGCGTCCGGCAACATAGATACCGCTATCTCGACGCTCGAGGCGGGGGTTCTTGGATATGTGCTCAAAGGCAGCACATTGAGCGAGCTAACCGAGGCGATCAGGCAGGTCCACAATGGCGAGACCTACATGTCGCCGCGCGTCGCGGCAAATGTCGTTGCAGGATTGCAAGTAAATGCCCGCGCGCGAACCGCGCCGACAGTTCGATTTAGCAGTCGAGAAGAAGATGTCTTACGTTTTTTACTTCAAGGTTGCACAAACAAAGAGATTGCTCACTCACTGTCGCTCAGCGAGAAAACTGTGAAGCATTACATGACGGTGCTGATCCAGAAACTTGATGTGCGCAACCGGGTTGAGGTCGTCCTTGCCGCGCAAGAACTGGCCAGCGCAGGTGGCCTGTCACTAACGCCTTCGCTCAACTGA
- a CDS encoding SAM-dependent methyltransferase: MGMTSTYLLDLQLRKLIQRGSLTVYLPDETVKTYGKGNPHFTVYITEPALVRNLVVNPEFALGQGYMDGELLIEGDDLYGLMECVLGNLPENRATKWFDPARLVHHALRRIQQFNPVSRSRRNVHHHYDLSGELYSKFLDADRQYSCAYFRHPSNTLEQAQTQKKAHIAAKLLLEPRMRVLDIGCGWGGLALTLARDYGVSVLGITLSEEQHAYATERAKREGLSNLVTFRLADYREIRGQFDRIVSVGMFEHVGVPQYRAYFRTIRNLLTEDGVALVHSIGRAAPPGNTNPWIQKYIFPGGYAPSLSEAMTAVEREDLWPTDIETWRLHYAETLRHWRLRFLNRIDEVEALYDARFCRMWRYYLVATELSFRIGRQLVFQIQLARRRDAVPLTRDYLYVEATQNSDRMAAE; encoded by the coding sequence ATGGGGATGACTTCGACATACCTACTTGATCTGCAACTCAGAAAGTTGATCCAGCGCGGATCATTGACAGTGTATTTGCCCGATGAAACGGTCAAAACTTACGGTAAGGGAAATCCACATTTCACCGTTTACATCACCGAACCTGCGCTTGTTCGGAACCTGGTCGTAAACCCCGAGTTCGCGCTTGGTCAGGGCTACATGGACGGTGAACTTCTAATTGAGGGTGACGATCTATACGGCCTGATGGAGTGTGTACTGGGAAATCTTCCCGAAAATCGCGCAACCAAGTGGTTTGATCCTGCCAGACTGGTTCATCACGCACTGCGCCGCATTCAGCAATTCAACCCGGTGTCGCGCTCGCGTCGCAATGTCCACCATCACTATGATCTGTCAGGAGAGCTTTACAGCAAGTTCCTCGACGCCGACCGGCAATATTCTTGCGCTTATTTTCGTCATCCCTCGAATACTCTTGAGCAGGCCCAGACCCAAAAGAAGGCACATATTGCCGCCAAACTTCTTCTTGAGCCTAGGATGCGTGTGCTTGATATCGGCTGTGGTTGGGGCGGGCTGGCGTTGACGCTGGCGCGGGATTACGGCGTTTCGGTGCTGGGTATTACCCTGTCCGAAGAACAGCACGCCTATGCCACTGAAAGGGCAAAACGCGAGGGGTTGAGTAACCTTGTCACGTTTCGGCTGGCTGATTACCGCGAGATCAGAGGCCAGTTTGACCGTATCGTTTCGGTTGGCATGTTCGAGCACGTCGGCGTGCCGCAATACCGGGCTTATTTCCGCACCATCCGCAATCTTCTGACCGAAGACGGTGTCGCGTTGGTACATAGCATCGGACGGGCGGCGCCGCCGGGCAATACGAACCCATGGATACAGAAGTACATCTTTCCCGGCGGTTATGCTCCATCGCTGTCAGAGGCGATGACAGCGGTAGAGCGGGAGGATCTCTGGCCCACCGACATCGAAACTTGGCGGCTACACTATGCTGAAACTCTGCGTCATTGGCGGCTGCGCTTTTTGAATCGGATCGACGAAGTCGAAGCGCTTTATGACGCTCGGTTCTGTCGAATGTGGCGCTACTACTTAGTGGCGACGGAGCTTTCCTTCCGCATCGGGAGGCAGTTGGTGTTTCAAATCCAGCTTGCCCGGCGGCGGGATGCGGTGCCATTAACGCGGGACTATCTCTACGTCGAGGCCACGCAGAACAGCGACCGAATGGCCGCTGAATAA